In the Mauremys mutica isolate MM-2020 ecotype Southern chromosome 13, ASM2049712v1, whole genome shotgun sequence genome, one interval contains:
- the LOC123347356 gene encoding olfactory receptor 14A16-like — MTNQTSVTEFRLLGFSDICELQILHFLVFLFAYVAAFMGNFLIILLVTLNHHLHSPMYFFLKNMSFLDLCYISATVPKSMVNAIIQRHSISFHGCFLQLFFFITFGAAELALLTVMAYDRYLAICSPLRYRTVMNNRACVQMAAGSWLSGTLYSVLHVGNSFSLPFCGPNFVHQFFCDIPPLLQLSCSDTQPNKVHNIVLALCYGFICFTFIFVSYIHIFNTVVRIPSAEGRYKAFSTCLPHLIVVSLFVGTGFFMYMKPNSRAPSTQDMLAPVLYAVVPPVLNPIIYSLRNKEIKAALRKVKRHRWHMVTYFQ; from the coding sequence ATGACCAACCAAACCTCTGTGACTGAATTCCGTCTcctgggattttctgacatctgCGAGCTGCAGATCTTGCACTTTCTTGTGTTCCTGTTTGCTTACGTGGCCGCCTTCATGGGGAATTTCCTCATCATTCTCCTCGTGACCCTTAACCATCACCTACAcagccccatgtacttcttcctcaaGAACATGTCATTCTTAGACCTTTGCTACATCTCTGCCACCGTCCCCAAATCCATGGTGAATGCCATCATTCAGCGCCACTCAATTTCTTTCCATGGCTGCTTCCTGCAGTTGTTTTTCTTCATCACGTTTGGGGCAGCAGAATTGGCCTTGCTGACAGTCATGGCATATGACCGTTACCTGGCCATCTGCAGCCCTCTGAGATACAGGACAGTCATGAACAACAGAGCATGTGTCCAGATGGCTGCAGGGTCCTGGCTTAGTGGAACACTGTATTCAGTGTTGCACGTGGGTAACTCATTCAGTTTACCTTTCTGTGGGCCCAACTTTGTCCACCAATTCTTTTGTGAcatcccacccctcctgcagctctcttGCTCTGACACGCAGCCCAACAAGGTCCACAACATCGTCTTAGCCCTCTGTTATGGCTTTATCTGCTTCACCTTTATCTTTGTGTCCTACATTCACATTTTCAATACTGTAGTGAGAATCCCCTCTGCAGAGGGCAggtataaagccttctccacatgCCTGCCCCACCTGATTGTAGTCTCCTTGTTCGTCGGCACTGGATTCTTCATGTACATGAAGCCAAACTCTAGGGCCCCGTCCACTCAAGATATGTTGGCTCCTGTGCTCTATGCTGTTGTACCACCAGTACTGAACCCTATTATCTACAGCCTCAGGAATAAGGAGATAAAAGCAGCACTGAGAAAAGTGAAAAGGCACAGGTGGCATATGGTCACATATTTCCAATGA